From the genome of Candidatus Paceibacterota bacterium, one region includes:
- a CDS encoding DUF4832 domain-containing protein, translating to MMPERVRLCWVAGVLVCTASLLAADAAAPEEPPPSATVTVRPEDNGEALVNPDMGWTMHFYSNTPENYGSKLEPSDTLEDFPGLSTVYLRVPWAFLEPEEGKFNWALFDTPAQRWIAKGKRVALRVTCSENWLALATPEWVRKAGAKGHSYEFGKGRSEKGRTWDPDFGDPIFLQKLDRFLAALAARYDGNPNVAFVDIGSYGLWGEGHTFMSSQVPEAEALELVKKHIDLHVKHFRKTLLCISDDIAGHDKPGRHFPETDYALSKGVTLRDDSILVQPPPRSWYHAELAQEFWPRWPVILEHEHYGGSKARGAWGDGRLLLKAVEDYHASYLSIHWWPRELLGENRQLIDRINLRLGYRLHLREMSWPKEVIIGQPFTLRSLWANAGVAPCYPGGFMAVTLKDAKGGIVAVLVDEGFDVRGLKPGPADQIPATERKAEFIVGRVAPVTPPGDCSVHVSVGLRDGTPKFALPLAADDGQHRYKLGQLVLRRKDG from the coding sequence ATGATGCCAGAGCGTGTCCGCTTGTGTTGGGTCGCCGGGGTATTGGTTTGCACCGCGAGCCTCCTGGCGGCGGATGCCGCAGCCCCGGAGGAGCCGCCGCCGTCGGCCACAGTCACTGTTCGGCCGGAGGACAACGGGGAGGCCCTTGTCAATCCCGACATGGGCTGGACGATGCATTTCTACTCCAATACTCCCGAGAATTACGGGTCGAAGCTGGAGCCGTCCGATACGCTGGAGGATTTCCCCGGGCTTTCGACGGTTTATCTGCGGGTGCCGTGGGCGTTTCTGGAGCCCGAGGAAGGCAAGTTCAACTGGGCGTTGTTCGACACGCCGGCGCAGCGGTGGATTGCCAAAGGCAAGCGTGTCGCGCTGCGCGTGACTTGCTCGGAGAACTGGCTCGCGCTGGCGACGCCCGAGTGGGTCCGCAAAGCGGGCGCCAAAGGTCACTCGTATGAGTTTGGCAAGGGCCGCAGTGAAAAGGGCCGGACGTGGGACCCGGACTTTGGCGACCCGATCTTTCTCCAGAAGCTGGACCGGTTCCTGGCCGCGCTGGCGGCACGGTATGACGGCAACCCGAACGTCGCGTTTGTTGACATCGGCTCCTACGGGCTCTGGGGCGAGGGGCACACTTTCATGAGCAGCCAGGTTCCGGAGGCCGAGGCGCTGGAGCTGGTGAAGAAGCACATTGACCTGCACGTGAAGCACTTCCGGAAGACGCTGCTGTGCATCAGCGACGACATCGCCGGGCACGACAAACCGGGCCGGCATTTCCCCGAGACCGATTACGCCCTTTCCAAGGGAGTAACGCTGCGCGATGACAGCATCCTGGTGCAGCCGCCGCCGCGGTCGTGGTATCACGCCGAGCTGGCGCAGGAGTTCTGGCCGCGGTGGCCGGTGATCCTGGAGCACGAGCATTACGGCGGCTCCAAGGCCCGTGGCGCCTGGGGCGATGGCCGCCTGCTGCTGAAAGCGGTGGAAGACTACCACGCCAGCTACCTGTCCATTCACTGGTGGCCGCGGGAGTTGCTGGGGGAGAACCGCCAGCTCATTGACCGAATCAACCTGCGGCTGGGCTACCGGCTGCATTTGCGCGAGATGTCCTGGCCGAAAGAGGTGATCATCGGCCAGCCGTTCACCCTGCGGAGCCTTTGGGCCAACGCGGGAGTCGCCCCCTGCTACCCGGGCGGGTTTATGGCGGTAACGCTCAAAGATGCCAAGGGTGGCATCGTCGCTGTGCTGGTTGACGAGGGATTTGACGTGCGCGGCCTGAAGCCCGGCCCGGCAGACCAGATCCCGGCAACCGAACGGAAGGCGGAGTTCATCGTGGGACGGGTGGCGCCGGTCACACCGCCCGGAGACTGCTCGGTCCACGTCTCCGTCGGGCTGCGGGATGGCACCCCCAAATTCGCGCTGCCGCTGGCGGCCGATGATGGGCAGCACCGTTACAAGCTGGGACAGTTGGTGCTGCGCCGGAAAGACGGTTGA
- a CDS encoding ABC transporter permease has translation MIPYQFIITVRLGFKTLKLHKLRSALTMLGIIFGVCSVIAMLAIGEGASYEAQEAIKRLGSNNILIRSLKPPEQARQQAGGGRGFQLKYGLTYEDAARLLGTIPGVARVLPMRIIRENVRFQRNEIPCQIIGTLPFYPEVAGASLVRGRFLAHYDEEHMENVCVITTGMARRLFPYQDPLNHAIKINTFYYQVVGIMQERSQPEQRSQAGKMEGQPLDNNVYIPLSTSRTRFGEILIRRSAGSFEAEEVQLHQVTVQMRDLPSVETADPQIKTMLNRFHDQNDYEIIVPLQLLRQAEQTKRIFNIVLGSIAAISLLVGGIGIMNIMLATVTERTREIGIRRALGAKKADITMQFLVETVVLAVGGGLIGVAVGIITPILVSHLTTMKTIVTLWSVLLAFSISGAVGIIFGLYPAKAAANLDPIEALRHE, from the coding sequence ATGATTCCCTATCAATTCATCATCACCGTCCGGCTTGGCTTCAAGACTTTGAAGCTGCACAAGCTGCGCTCGGCGCTGACGATGCTCGGCATCATCTTCGGCGTCTGCTCGGTGATTGCCATGCTGGCGATCGGGGAGGGGGCGTCCTACGAGGCGCAGGAGGCCATTAAGCGGCTGGGCAGCAATAATATCCTGATCCGGAGCCTCAAACCGCCCGAGCAGGCCCGCCAGCAGGCGGGCGGCGGGCGCGGCTTCCAGCTCAAGTACGGCCTCACCTACGAGGACGCCGCCCGCCTGCTGGGCACCATTCCCGGGGTCGCGCGCGTCCTGCCCATGCGCATCATCCGCGAGAACGTGCGCTTTCAGCGCAATGAGATTCCCTGCCAGATCATCGGCACGCTGCCGTTCTATCCCGAGGTGGCCGGCGCGTCGCTCGTGCGCGGGCGGTTCCTGGCGCACTATGACGAAGAGCACATGGAAAACGTCTGCGTTATCACCACCGGCATGGCCCGCCGCCTTTTCCCGTACCAGGACCCGCTCAACCATGCGATAAAGATCAACACCTTTTATTATCAGGTCGTCGGCATTATGCAGGAGCGCAGCCAGCCGGAACAACGCAGCCAGGCCGGTAAAATGGAAGGCCAGCCGCTCGACAACAATGTCTACATCCCCTTGAGCACCTCGCGCACCCGGTTTGGCGAGATTCTCATCCGGCGCTCGGCGGGCAGTTTTGAAGCGGAAGAAGTTCAGCTCCATCAGGTCACGGTCCAAATGCGCGACCTTCCCTCCGTGGAAACCGCCGACCCCCAGATCAAGACGATGCTGAACCGATTCCATGATCAGAACGATTATGAAATCATCGTCCCGCTTCAGTTGCTCCGGCAGGCCGAGCAGACCAAGCGCATCTTCAACATCGTGCTGGGCTCGATTGCCGCCATCTCCCTGCTGGTGGGCGGCATCGGCATCATGAACATCATGCTGGCCACCGTGACCGAACGAACCCGCGAGATCGGCATTCGCCGCGCCCTGGGCGCCAAGAAAGCCGACATCACCATGCAGTTCCTGGTTGAAACCGTTGTGCTGGCCGTTGGCGGCGGGCTGATTGGTGTGGCGGTCGGCATCATCACCCCCATCCTGGTGTCGCACCTCACCACCATGAAGACCATCGTAACCCTCTGGTCGGTCCTGCTGGCCTTCAGCATCTCCGGCGCGGTCGGGATCATCTTTGGACTTTACCCGGCGAAAGCCGCCGCGAACCTCGACCCGATCGAAGCCCTCCGCCACGAATGA
- a CDS encoding ABC transporter ATP-binding protein, giving the protein MISVGRSQSGRASSAVAGLANGTIIRIEALEKTYVLSEENIVRALDKVNLTINAGSFVAIMGPSGSGKSTMLNILGCLDRPTAGRYFLGAEDVSRMSDDALSEVRGRRIGFIFQSYNLIAQLTVLENIQVPLFYRGQDLKASHDRCVELAKMVGLGDRLTHRPSQLSGGQQQRVAIARSLVNDPLMILADEPTGNLDSRTGTEVLDLITRLNQSGKTIILVTHDDKVAQRAHRVVRMKDGRIDQDLVREPSLAAGSVS; this is encoded by the coding sequence ATGATCTCCGTGGGCCGATCTCAATCCGGCCGGGCCTCGTCGGCAGTTGCCGGGCTCGCCAATGGAACCATTATCCGCATCGAGGCGCTGGAGAAGACCTACGTGCTAAGCGAGGAGAACATCGTGCGCGCCCTCGACAAGGTGAATCTGACGATCAACGCGGGGTCCTTCGTGGCCATTATGGGGCCGTCCGGCTCCGGCAAATCCACGATGCTGAACATCCTCGGCTGCCTGGACCGGCCGACGGCGGGGCGGTATTTTCTGGGCGCTGAGGATGTGTCGCGCATGAGCGACGACGCCCTCTCGGAAGTCCGGGGCCGCCGCATCGGGTTCATCTTCCAGTCCTACAACCTCATCGCGCAATTAACTGTGCTCGAGAATATCCAGGTGCCTCTCTTTTACCGGGGACAGGACCTCAAGGCCTCGCACGATCGGTGCGTTGAACTGGCGAAGATGGTGGGCCTCGGCGACCGGCTCACGCACCGGCCCAGCCAGTTATCGGGGGGCCAGCAGCAGCGCGTTGCCATCGCCCGCTCGTTGGTCAATGACCCGTTGATGATCCTGGCCGACGAGCCCACCGGCAACCTTGATTCCAGGACCGGCACCGAAGTGCTGGACCTGATCACCCGGCTGAACCAGTCCGGCAAGACCATCATCCTGGTCACGCACGACGACAAGGTCGCGCAGCGGGCTCACCGGGTCGTCCGCATGAAGGACGGGAGAATTGACCAGGACTTGGTGCGGGAGCCTTCATTGGCCGCGGGCTCCGTCAGTTGA
- a CDS encoding efflux RND transporter periplasmic adaptor subunit codes for MNANILLDKLPAPMRRHPVLSGIAGLALLALVVLWLWPAKPAGEATAYHEVKRGDFTVSVVEGGTLSAVSEIIIRSEVEGTARIISIVPEGSYVKKGDLLIELDSATAQDQVNLQEINYEKAKFAVEQALAQLEIQKSATNSEYLAAQLKLKLARIDLEKYEQGQRLVDLVEASNKLVQAQAQLVVNTDTYRNSTNLAAKGYETKQKVDGDRLTVLNSANALIVASNSIWMLRKFDEVKQLETYRAQVLQAEQELERVVNQNARKMAQYAADLITQSNTLALSEQKLERDRKNLAATTIRAPQDGLVVYQVSDSHFSSESLVEGGAVVRNRQELIKLPDLSRMKVVIKVHESHVNMIRPGLPAFIMLDSMPDERFRGVVEKVAPLPDTQSRWGNPNLKVYNTEIYLIDTVPNVKPGVSAKAEIIVTNIADALSVPIQAIATHKGNPVAYVVKGHQSEPRPVEVGMFNTKYIEITKGLNPGDRVLLSPPFEIREKDLEGGVLAEDEKASAATNTPPRATPGPDTPRTSPGGPVAAANSDAKGEDSRRRASVNPQEMLRQFDKDGDGKLDDTEREAMRAAVAARLGGEPGGARTNTRPRLNREEALKQFDKNGDGKLDEDELAAMREGLGRGRGGQGKGPGTRGSGAAGDTGGEAAPRPRTPAS; via the coding sequence ATGAACGCCAACATTCTTCTCGACAAACTGCCCGCCCCCATGCGGCGCCATCCGGTGCTTTCCGGGATTGCCGGCCTTGCGCTGCTGGCGCTGGTTGTCCTCTGGCTGTGGCCCGCCAAACCCGCGGGCGAGGCCACGGCCTATCACGAGGTCAAGCGCGGGGATTTCACCGTCTCCGTGGTGGAGGGAGGCACGCTCTCAGCCGTCAGCGAAATCATCATTCGCAGCGAGGTGGAAGGCACTGCGCGCATCATCTCCATTGTGCCCGAGGGCAGCTATGTCAAGAAAGGCGATCTCCTGATCGAACTGGACTCCGCTACGGCGCAGGACCAGGTCAATCTGCAGGAGATCAACTACGAAAAAGCCAAGTTCGCCGTGGAGCAGGCGCTGGCCCAGTTGGAGATACAGAAGAGCGCCACCAACAGCGAATACCTGGCGGCGCAACTCAAACTTAAACTGGCCCGGATTGACCTTGAGAAGTACGAGCAGGGCCAGCGCCTGGTGGATCTGGTCGAGGCCAGCAACAAGCTCGTGCAAGCCCAGGCCCAGTTGGTCGTCAACACCGACACTTACCGCAATTCCACCAACCTGGCCGCCAAAGGATACGAGACCAAACAGAAGGTGGACGGAGACCGTTTGACGGTGCTCAACTCCGCCAACGCGTTGATCGTGGCCAGCAACAGCATCTGGATGCTCCGGAAATTTGACGAGGTCAAACAGCTTGAGACTTACCGGGCGCAGGTGCTGCAGGCCGAGCAGGAACTGGAGCGGGTTGTGAACCAGAACGCGCGCAAGATGGCCCAATACGCCGCCGACCTCATCACCCAATCCAACACGCTGGCGCTGAGCGAGCAGAAGCTCGAGCGCGACCGGAAGAACCTGGCGGCCACCACCATCCGCGCGCCCCAGGATGGATTGGTGGTTTACCAGGTCAGCGACAGCCATTTCAGCAGTGAATCGTTGGTCGAAGGCGGCGCCGTCGTTCGCAACCGGCAGGAGCTCATTAAGCTGCCGGACCTTTCCCGCATGAAGGTTGTCATCAAAGTCCACGAGTCCCACGTCAACATGATTCGCCCCGGGCTCCCGGCGTTCATCATGCTCGACTCGATGCCGGACGAGCGTTTCCGCGGAGTCGTGGAAAAGGTCGCCCCGCTGCCGGACACCCAATCGCGCTGGGGCAACCCAAACCTGAAGGTCTATAACACCGAAATCTACCTGATCGACACCGTGCCGAACGTGAAGCCTGGCGTCTCCGCTAAAGCCGAAATCATCGTCACGAACATCGCCGACGCCCTCTCCGTGCCCATCCAGGCCATTGCCACCCATAAAGGCAACCCGGTGGCTTACGTCGTGAAAGGTCACCAGTCCGAGCCGCGCCCGGTCGAGGTGGGAATGTTCAACACGAAGTACATCGAGATCACCAAAGGCCTGAACCCGGGCGACCGGGTCCTGCTTTCGCCTCCGTTCGAGATCCGAGAGAAGGACCTGGAGGGAGGCGTCTTGGCCGAAGACGAAAAGGCGAGTGCGGCGACTAACACTCCGCCGCGGGCGACGCCGGGGCCGGACACTCCACGAACCTCTCCCGGCGGACCGGTCGCAGCCGCGAACAGTGATGCCAAGGGCGAGGATTCCCGCCGGCGCGCCAGCGTCAATCCGCAAGAAATGCTGAGGCAGTTCGACAAGGACGGCGATGGCAAACTGGACGACACGGAGCGCGAAGCGATGCGCGCGGCTGTGGCAGCGCGGCTCGGGGGCGAGCCGGGGGGCGCCCGGACCAATACACGCCCGCGACTGAACCGGGAAGAGGCGCTGAAACAATTCGACAAGAACGGCGATGGCAAACTGGACGAGGACGAGCTGGCCGCCATGCGCGAGGGGCTGGGCCGCGGACGGGGAGGTCAAGGCAAAGGGCCGGGAACTCGCGGCTCCGGCGCGGCTGGGGACACGGGCGGCGAAGCGGCACCACGCCCGCGGACACCCGCGTCCTGA
- a CDS encoding TolC family protein, with protein sequence MRALQAPEQRPHSEAQTRLSARIGRRVLTWGNCPHAAMGPGIALVGLLLAGCSARHYHKSADKETYAIVQQMERRVFGHTNEFSIDTRFSGRDPKTIPPAEILDDRSASNRFVVNLDQALDLAVENSREYQTQKEQLYLTALSLTGQRYAFSPQFFAHTTPQIAGSPDGPDRGSVASQVGVSQLLKTGGTLTMALANDLVRYFAGKPDTVEARNSAINTLSVDLTQPLLRGFGINNPDVERLTQAERDVVYAIRTYSRYQQEFAVNTVSAYFALLTQKDIVRNNYRNYTNRVETTKYLQARAVDRERMSNADDARTAELTAKTDYIDSLASYLTSLDTFKLRLGIPLASRLFLEDKDLEELIGAGLISVDIDRQAAFEICVQKQMDVLNAIDQFEDSKRKVRVAADQLRADVNFFANASLSSEAPDDYTNFDPDKVEYTAGVRINLPVDRLPERNNYRATLVSFESELRSLSLTLDNFRDRIDRGLRTVEQARLNHLSAVDSLKVAQRRVENNVMLMEAGRATVRDVREAQDGLIQAQNNLATIYAQYLTARMNLLLNVGVIDTRPDKFWLLDPLREQLTPAQRSAPLLRMPDDHVLPPEDFLEPTS encoded by the coding sequence TTGAGAGCCCTGCAGGCTCCAGAGCAACGCCCGCACAGCGAGGCGCAGACGCGCCTTTCCGCGCGCATTGGCAGAAGAGTGCTGACCTGGGGCAACTGCCCCCACGCGGCAATGGGGCCTGGCATCGCCCTTGTCGGCCTGCTGCTCGCCGGGTGCTCCGCCCGGCACTATCACAAATCCGCGGACAAGGAAACCTACGCCATCGTCCAGCAGATGGAGCGGCGGGTATTTGGCCACACAAACGAATTCTCGATAGACACCCGGTTTTCCGGGCGGGACCCCAAGACCATACCGCCCGCGGAGATCCTGGATGACCGCTCGGCGAGCAATCGCTTTGTCGTGAACCTCGACCAGGCTCTGGACCTGGCTGTGGAGAACAGCCGCGAATACCAGACCCAGAAGGAGCAGCTCTACCTCACGGCCTTGTCGCTGACGGGCCAGCGTTACGCGTTCAGCCCGCAGTTCTTCGCCCACACCACGCCCCAAATCGCCGGCAGTCCGGATGGCCCGGACCGCGGTTCTGTCGCAAGCCAGGTTGGAGTCAGCCAACTGCTCAAGACCGGCGGCACGCTAACGATGGCGCTGGCCAACGACCTGGTGCGCTATTTCGCGGGAAAACCGGACACGGTTGAGGCCAGGAATTCGGCCATTAACACGCTTTCGGTGGATCTGACCCAACCGCTGCTGCGCGGCTTTGGCATCAACAACCCGGACGTGGAGAGACTCACGCAGGCCGAACGGGACGTGGTTTATGCCATCCGCACCTACAGCCGCTATCAACAGGAGTTCGCGGTAAATACGGTCAGCGCCTATTTCGCGCTGCTCACCCAAAAGGACATTGTCCGCAACAACTACCGCAACTACACCAACCGCGTCGAGACCACCAAGTACCTGCAGGCCCGGGCGGTGGACCGCGAGCGCATGAGCAACGCCGATGACGCGCGCACGGCCGAGCTGACCGCGAAAACGGATTACATTGATTCGCTGGCGTCGTATCTGACCTCCCTGGACACTTTCAAGCTCCGGCTGGGCATCCCGCTGGCGTCGCGCTTGTTTCTGGAAGACAAAGACCTGGAGGAGTTGATCGGGGCGGGGCTGATCTCCGTGGATATTGACCGCCAGGCCGCGTTCGAGATTTGCGTCCAGAAGCAGATGGATGTCCTTAACGCCATCGACCAGTTCGAGGACAGCAAGCGCAAGGTGCGCGTTGCCGCCGACCAGTTGCGGGCCGACGTGAACTTCTTTGCGAACGCATCGCTCAGCTCCGAGGCGCCGGACGATTACACGAACTTCGATCCGGACAAGGTGGAATACACCGCCGGCGTGCGCATCAACTTGCCGGTGGACCGCCTGCCCGAGCGCAACAACTACCGCGCCACCCTGGTTTCCTTCGAGTCGGAGCTGCGCTCCCTGAGCCTGACCCTGGATAACTTCAGGGATCGCATAGATCGCGGGCTGCGGACCGTGGAGCAAGCCCGGCTCAACCATCTGAGCGCTGTGGACTCGCTGAAAGTGGCCCAGCGCCGGGTCGAGAACAACGTCATGCTGATGGAAGCCGGGCGCGCGACCGTCCGCGATGTCCGCGAGGCGCAGGACGGGTTGATCCAGGCGCAGAACAACCTCGCCACAATTTACGCCCAGTATCTCACGGCGCGCATGAATTTGCTGCTCAATGTCGGCGTCATTGATACCAGGCCGGACAAGTTCTGGCTGCTCGACCCGTTGCGCGAGCAACTGACCCCTGCCCAACGCAGCGCGCCGCTGTTACGGATGCCGGATGATCACGTTTTACCGCCCGAAGACTTCCTAGAGCCGACTTCATGA
- a CDS encoding ROK family protein, which produces MAEAGGKAEYFIGVDLGGTKILAGVFKHSLECIGTSKLSTKSQRGVDAVIERVARCVQDAVDESDLTLKQVAGVGIGAPGAVDFSEGRVIFAPNMEGWKDVALKKQLEKQLGVPVFVENDCNIAALGVHVAELKGKPKSLIGIFVGTGIGGGVIINGDLYAGFNHTAGEIGHMVLDVDGPKCGCGNKGCFEALASRTAIFQQIKAGIKDGQKTLLTDMLGDDLDDLRSGDLRKAIRRGDKFVDKVVEGAAEYIGIGVANLVNIFSPEVVVLGGGVMEALADEMMSVIVETAQDYAMPGTMKNVDIVASKLGDSAGITGGAVLARREIK; this is translated from the coding sequence ATGGCTGAAGCAGGCGGCAAAGCGGAATACTTCATTGGCGTTGACCTGGGCGGGACCAAGATTCTCGCGGGCGTGTTCAAGCATTCGCTGGAGTGCATTGGGACCTCGAAGCTCAGCACCAAGTCCCAGCGCGGCGTGGATGCGGTCATTGAACGGGTCGCCCGCTGCGTCCAGGACGCGGTGGACGAATCCGACCTGACGCTCAAGCAGGTGGCCGGGGTCGGCATTGGCGCTCCCGGAGCGGTGGATTTCTCCGAGGGCAGAGTCATCTTCGCCCCCAACATGGAGGGCTGGAAGGATGTGGCGCTCAAAAAGCAACTTGAGAAGCAACTCGGCGTGCCGGTGTTTGTGGAGAACGACTGCAACATCGCCGCCCTGGGCGTGCACGTGGCCGAGCTCAAAGGCAAGCCCAAGAGCCTCATCGGCATCTTTGTCGGCACCGGCATCGGCGGCGGTGTTATCATCAACGGCGACCTCTACGCCGGCTTCAATCATACCGCGGGGGAGATCGGGCACATGGTGCTGGATGTGGACGGCCCCAAATGCGGCTGCGGCAACAAGGGCTGCTTCGAAGCGCTGGCCAGCCGCACCGCCATCTTCCAGCAAATCAAGGCGGGCATCAAAGACGGCCAGAAGACTCTCCTCACCGACATGCTGGGCGACGACCTGGACGACCTGCGCAGCGGCGACCTGCGCAAGGCCATTCGGCGGGGGGACAAATTCGTGGATAAAGTCGTGGAGGGCGCCGCCGAGTATATCGGGATCGGCGTGGCTAACCTGGTGAACATCTTCAGCCCGGAGGTTGTGGTGCTGGGCGGGGGCGTTATGGAGGCGCTGGCCGACGAGATGATGAGTGTGATCGTGGAGACCGCGCAGGACTACGCCATGCCCGGCACGATGAAAAACGTGGACATTGTCGCCTCGAAGCTGGGCGACAGCGCCGGCATCACCGGCGGGGCCGTATTGGCGCGGCGTGAAATCAAGTAG
- the tmk gene encoding dTMP kinase — translation MKSVARNHIVVPRRTDRRFYGHGIPGVDLDQLAGKLIVVEGADGSGRSTQIEMLVEWLEGSGHATVQVGLKRSTLVSEELEQAQEGNILSRTTLSLFYATDFADQLENIILPALKAGFIVLADRYIYTLMARDMVRGMDEAWLRNLYGLAVEPDAVFYLNVPPEELVQRTFAKNASLDYWESGMDLGLSRDMFDSFMKYQTAMEKTFRNLQTSYGFTIVDGMRAAETINAELRKKISGVLAGK, via the coding sequence ATGAAAAGCGTTGCCAGGAACCACATTGTCGTTCCGCGCCGCACGGACCGGCGCTTCTATGGGCACGGGATTCCGGGCGTGGACCTGGACCAATTGGCGGGCAAGCTCATCGTCGTCGAGGGCGCCGATGGCTCCGGTCGCTCGACCCAAATCGAAATGCTGGTTGAATGGCTCGAGGGCAGCGGCCATGCCACCGTGCAGGTGGGGCTGAAGCGGTCCACCCTGGTGAGCGAGGAGTTGGAGCAGGCCCAGGAGGGCAACATCCTGAGCCGAACCACGCTCAGCCTGTTCTATGCGACCGATTTCGCGGACCAGCTCGAGAACATCATTCTGCCGGCGCTGAAAGCCGGGTTCATCGTGCTGGCCGACCGCTATATCTACACGTTGATGGCGCGTGACATGGTCCGCGGCATGGACGAAGCCTGGTTGAGAAACCTCTACGGCCTGGCGGTGGAACCCGATGCGGTGTTCTACCTCAACGTCCCGCCGGAAGAGCTGGTCCAGCGCACTTTTGCCAAGAACGCGTCCCTGGATTACTGGGAAAGCGGCATGGACCTGGGATTATCGCGGGACATGTTCGACAGTTTCATGAAATACCAGACGGCGATGGAGAAGACCTTCCGCAATCTCCAGACTTCCTACGGCTTCACCATCGTGGATGGCATGCGCGCCGCGGAGACAATTAATGCCGAGCTGCGCAAGAAGATCAGCGGCGTGCTGGCCGGCAAATAG
- a CDS encoding thymidylate kinase: protein MKTFAELNFPGRLIAVEGLDGSGKSTQIYLLKRWLQLQDLKVYFSEWNSSELVKSATSKGKKRELLTPTTFSLIHATDFADRYERHLVPLLRAGYLVLCDRYIFTAFGRDVVRGCPPEWVRGLYSFAALPDLTFFFKSDLEVSLRRILDGRPQLKYFEAGMDLRLSADPYESFRIFQGRILEEYLAMSTEFGFLVVDANQVVEKQQAVVRELVTKRLDLASFHRAEQPASPAPAEPRKKVREAESVQ, encoded by the coding sequence ATGAAAACGTTTGCCGAACTCAATTTTCCCGGCCGGTTGATTGCGGTGGAGGGGCTTGACGGCTCGGGGAAATCAACCCAGATCTACCTGCTGAAGCGCTGGCTCCAGTTGCAGGATCTCAAGGTGTACTTCAGCGAGTGGAACTCCTCGGAGCTGGTCAAGTCCGCCACGAGCAAGGGCAAGAAGCGCGAGTTGCTGACCCCCACAACGTTCAGCCTGATCCACGCGACGGACTTCGCCGACCGCTACGAGCGGCACCTGGTGCCGCTCTTGCGCGCCGGCTACCTCGTCTTGTGCGACCGCTACATCTTCACCGCCTTCGGGCGCGACGTGGTCCGCGGCTGTCCGCCGGAATGGGTGCGGGGCCTCTACAGCTTCGCCGCGCTGCCCGACCTGACCTTCTTCTTCAAGTCCGACCTGGAAGTCTCGCTGAGGCGCATCCTGGATGGCCGGCCGCAGTTGAAGTATTTCGAGGCGGGCATGGACCTGCGCCTGTCCGCTGACCCCTACGAGAGTTTCCGCATCTTCCAGGGCCGCATCCTGGAAGAGTATCTGGCCATGAGCACCGAATTCGGTTTCCTGGTGGTGGACGCCAACCAGGTGGTGGAAAAGCAGCAGGCCGTGGTGCGCGAATTGGTGACCAAGCGGCTCGACCTGGCCAGCTTCCACCGCGCGGAACAGCCGGCCTCGCCGGCGCCGGCGGAGCCTCGCAAGAAGGTTCGGGAGGCGGAGTCCGTCCAATGA